A genomic segment from Melanotaenia boesemani isolate fMelBoe1 chromosome 9, fMelBoe1.pri, whole genome shotgun sequence encodes:
- the ehd2b gene encoding EH domain-containing protein 2b isoform X1, with product MSRWGRKNVKKAPEVVRTVTEGLKSLYNKKLLPLEQYYGFHDFHSPSLEDADFDNKPMVLVVGQYSTGKTTFIKYLLEQDIPGSRVGPEPTTDCFTAIMHGEVEGVIPGNALIVDPNKPFRKLNPFGNTFLNRFQCAQMPNQVLESISIIDTPGILSGAKQRVSRGERGNKGYDFPAVLRWFAERVDRIILLFDAHKLEISDEFSEAIGALKGNEDKLRVVLNKADMVGTQQLMRVYGALMWSLGKVFGTPEVLRVYIGSFWSEPLMVNDNRKLFELEEEDLFADIQNLPRNAALRKLNDLVKRARLVRVHAHIISYLKQEMPSVFRKDNKKKNLIYQLPVIFSKIQLQHNISPGDFPDCAKMQEQLMAHDFTKFKTLKPNLMAALDELLSSDIAKLMPLLRQEELEAGDQPGVQGGAFMGTRAGPFIEGDPFAEENGEGCQEEEDWVVNKDKPKYDEIFYNLAPNEGKLSGNKAKDWMVSSRLPNSVLGRIWKLSDVDRDGMLDDEEFALASHLIEVKLEGHGLPPELPTRLIPPSKRRQKGSDA from the exons ATGTCACGCTGGGGGagaaaaaatgtgaagaagGCGCCTGAGGTGGTCCGTACTGTGACAGAAGGGCTGAAGTCCCTGTACAATAAGAAGCTGCTGCCTCTGGAGCAATATTATGGTTTCCATGACTTCCACTCTCCCAGTCTGGAGGATGCAGATTTTGACAACAAACCCATGGTGCTGGTCGTGGGACAGTACTCCACTGGAAAGACCACATTCATCAA GTATCTACTGGAGCAGGATATTCCTGGGAGCAGGGTGGGTCCTGAACCCACCACTGACTGCTTCACTGCCATCATGCATGGGGAGGTGGAGGGAGTCATCCCAGGAAATGCCCTCATTGTAGACCCCAATAAGCCCTTCCGCAAACTCAACCCATTTGGAAACACCTTCCTCAACAG ATTCCAGTGTGCCCAGATGCCCAATCAGGTTCTGGAGAGTATTAGCATTATTGACACACCGGGTATCCTATCCGGGGCCAAGCAGAGAGTGAGCCGAGGTGAGCGTGGTAACAAAG GTTACGACTTCCCAGCTGTGCTGCGCTGGTTTGCAGAACGTGTGGACCGCATCATCCTTCTGTTTGATGCTCATAAACTGGAGATATCAGATGAGTTCTCTGAGGCCATCGGTGCCCTGAAAGGCAATGAGGACAAGCTGCGAGTGGTGCTCAACAAGGCCGACATGGTGGgcacacagcagctgatgagAGTGTACGGGGCACTGATGTGGTCCTTGGGGAAGGTGTTTGGCACCCCGGAGGTTCTGCGTGTCTACATTGGCTCCTTCTGGTCAGAGCCACTGATGGTTAACGATAACCGCAAGTTGTTtgagctggaggaggaagatctgTTTGCTGACATACAAAACCTTCCTCGCAACGCAGCTTTACGCAAGCTCAACGACCTGGTCAAGAGGGCACGCCTGGTCAGG gttCATGCCCACATTATAAGCTACCTAAAACAGGAAATGCCCTCTGTCTTCaggaaagacaataaaaagaagaatctgATCTATCAACTGCCAGTTATTTTCTCCAAGATCCAGCTGCAGCACAACATTTCTCCTGGAGACTTTCCAGACTGTGCTAAAATGCAG gAACAACTGATGGCTCACGATTTCACCAAGTTCAAAACTTTGAAGCCAAATCTGATGGCAGCCTTGGATGAACTGCTCTCCTCTGACATCGCCAAACTGATGCCCCTCCTGCGGCAAGAGGAGCTGGAAGCAGGCGATCAACCAGGTGTGCAGGGTGGTGCTTTCATGGGGACCCGAGCTGGACCCTTCATAGAGGGCGATCCCTTTGCTGAGGAGAACGGAGAGGGgtgtcaggaggaggaggactgggTGGTGAATAAAGACAAACCAAAATATGACGAAATCTTCTACAATCTTGCCCCCAATGAGGGGAAGCTGAGCGGCAACAAAGCTAAGGACTGGATGGTGAGCTCACGTCTGCCCAACTCTGTGCTGGGTCGCATCTGGAAGCTGTCAGATGTTGATCGCGATGGCATGCTGGATGATGAAGAGTTTGCCCTAGCCAGTCATCTCATTGAGGTCAAGCTGGAGGGTCACGGCTTGCCACCAGAGCTCCCAACACGTCTGATCCCACCCTCTAAACGCAGGCAGAAGGGTTCTGATGCATAG
- the ehd2b gene encoding EH domain-containing protein 2b isoform X2, which produces MSRWGRKNVKKAPEVVRTVTEGLKSLYNKKLLPLEQYYGFHDFHSPSLEDADFDNKPMVLVVGQYSTGKTTFIKYLLEQDIPGSRVGPEPTTDCFTAIMHGEVEGVIPGNALIVDPNKPFRKLNPFGNTFLNRFQCAQMPNQVLESISIIDTPGILSGAKQRVSRGYDFPAVLRWFAERVDRIILLFDAHKLEISDEFSEAIGALKGNEDKLRVVLNKADMVGTQQLMRVYGALMWSLGKVFGTPEVLRVYIGSFWSEPLMVNDNRKLFELEEEDLFADIQNLPRNAALRKLNDLVKRARLVRVHAHIISYLKQEMPSVFRKDNKKKNLIYQLPVIFSKIQLQHNISPGDFPDCAKMQEQLMAHDFTKFKTLKPNLMAALDELLSSDIAKLMPLLRQEELEAGDQPGVQGGAFMGTRAGPFIEGDPFAEENGEGCQEEEDWVVNKDKPKYDEIFYNLAPNEGKLSGNKAKDWMVSSRLPNSVLGRIWKLSDVDRDGMLDDEEFALASHLIEVKLEGHGLPPELPTRLIPPSKRRQKGSDA; this is translated from the exons ATGTCACGCTGGGGGagaaaaaatgtgaagaagGCGCCTGAGGTGGTCCGTACTGTGACAGAAGGGCTGAAGTCCCTGTACAATAAGAAGCTGCTGCCTCTGGAGCAATATTATGGTTTCCATGACTTCCACTCTCCCAGTCTGGAGGATGCAGATTTTGACAACAAACCCATGGTGCTGGTCGTGGGACAGTACTCCACTGGAAAGACCACATTCATCAA GTATCTACTGGAGCAGGATATTCCTGGGAGCAGGGTGGGTCCTGAACCCACCACTGACTGCTTCACTGCCATCATGCATGGGGAGGTGGAGGGAGTCATCCCAGGAAATGCCCTCATTGTAGACCCCAATAAGCCCTTCCGCAAACTCAACCCATTTGGAAACACCTTCCTCAACAG ATTCCAGTGTGCCCAGATGCCCAATCAGGTTCTGGAGAGTATTAGCATTATTGACACACCGGGTATCCTATCCGGGGCCAAGCAGAGAGTGAGCCGAG GTTACGACTTCCCAGCTGTGCTGCGCTGGTTTGCAGAACGTGTGGACCGCATCATCCTTCTGTTTGATGCTCATAAACTGGAGATATCAGATGAGTTCTCTGAGGCCATCGGTGCCCTGAAAGGCAATGAGGACAAGCTGCGAGTGGTGCTCAACAAGGCCGACATGGTGGgcacacagcagctgatgagAGTGTACGGGGCACTGATGTGGTCCTTGGGGAAGGTGTTTGGCACCCCGGAGGTTCTGCGTGTCTACATTGGCTCCTTCTGGTCAGAGCCACTGATGGTTAACGATAACCGCAAGTTGTTtgagctggaggaggaagatctgTTTGCTGACATACAAAACCTTCCTCGCAACGCAGCTTTACGCAAGCTCAACGACCTGGTCAAGAGGGCACGCCTGGTCAGG gttCATGCCCACATTATAAGCTACCTAAAACAGGAAATGCCCTCTGTCTTCaggaaagacaataaaaagaagaatctgATCTATCAACTGCCAGTTATTTTCTCCAAGATCCAGCTGCAGCACAACATTTCTCCTGGAGACTTTCCAGACTGTGCTAAAATGCAG gAACAACTGATGGCTCACGATTTCACCAAGTTCAAAACTTTGAAGCCAAATCTGATGGCAGCCTTGGATGAACTGCTCTCCTCTGACATCGCCAAACTGATGCCCCTCCTGCGGCAAGAGGAGCTGGAAGCAGGCGATCAACCAGGTGTGCAGGGTGGTGCTTTCATGGGGACCCGAGCTGGACCCTTCATAGAGGGCGATCCCTTTGCTGAGGAGAACGGAGAGGGgtgtcaggaggaggaggactgggTGGTGAATAAAGACAAACCAAAATATGACGAAATCTTCTACAATCTTGCCCCCAATGAGGGGAAGCTGAGCGGCAACAAAGCTAAGGACTGGATGGTGAGCTCACGTCTGCCCAACTCTGTGCTGGGTCGCATCTGGAAGCTGTCAGATGTTGATCGCGATGGCATGCTGGATGATGAAGAGTTTGCCCTAGCCAGTCATCTCATTGAGGTCAAGCTGGAGGGTCACGGCTTGCCACCAGAGCTCCCAACACGTCTGATCCCACCCTCTAAACGCAGGCAGAAGGGTTCTGATGCATAG
- the nup88 gene encoding nucleoporin 88 yields the protein MYDTGHHNTVNGCRKEKFASPSAAPRSDRQLVKMAAFGEERWLNDLPNHAIFKTIRDKLGLESKANENGINKNLTFCLGGDFFVWDEADRVFYTTNLRQLNSDESQSSGKYQTLLCINPPLFEVCQVLLSPTQHLVALVGQRGLSVLELPQRWGKRSEFEGGRNVINCKTIPVAERFFTSSPSVNLRQAAWYPSETDDPHLVMLTSDNTIRFYGLKSPQTPTKVLPVSQSEDDGSIHPPTKSYAASLGEIAVAFDFGPVSPPPRQLPAQCSKEKLAYPLYILYENGETYVSYTSLANSVSLSKPAGPLPMYPAAEDNYGYDACAILCLPCVPSILVIATETGTLYHCVVLESEEEEETRVVEKWIRGTEAVPALYVFECVELELTLKVATGEDEEPQEFDFTCSIRLHRDPLCQHRYHCTHEAGVHSVGLIWVNKLQKFLQSNEEDKDSLQELAAEKRCIVEHIVCTRPLLTSQSSPICGFLIVSDLSLGATMVCITGSYECITLPLLSSIRPPSPPLLCSHPGSGFASSPLRGLAEDSFEQHVRNILARSSTNPLVLKAGDKDTSPPPPECLQLLSRATQVFREEYILKQDMAREEMQRRVKLLTDQKNKQLEELTLCREEKKSLREAAERLADKYEDAKYRQETTVNRVKKVLCSLQNQLPILSNSERDMKKELQTISDQLKHLNNCIRQVNMKMEYQKTQVDKDMSTSKTTVSLNAHQKKVVQDVLREQGQQIGDMMKQIKDVKNHFSF from the coding sequence ATGTACGACACCGGCCACCATAATACGGTAAACGGCTGTCGTAAAGAAAAGTTCGCGTCGCCATCGGCTGCTCCGAGATCAGACCGACAGTTGGTCAAGATGGCGGCTTTTGGGGAAGAGAGGTGGCTAAATGATTTGCCAAACCATGCCATTTTCAAAACGATACGAGATAAACTGGGCTTGGAatcaaaagcaaatgaaaatggAATCAACAAGAACCTCACGTTTTGTTTAGGTGGGGACTTTTTCGTGTGGGACGAAGCAGACCGCGTGTTTTACACAACCAACTTACGACAGTTAAACTCGGATGAGAGTCAAAGTAGCGGGAAGTATCAGACGTTGCTATGTATCAACCCTCCTCTCTTCGAAGTGTGCCAAGTGTTGCTTAGCCCAACGCAGCACCTCGTCGCGCTTGTTGGCCAGCGGGGCTTATCGGTTCTGGAGCTTCCTCAGCGGTGGGGCAAGAGGTCCGAGTTCGAGGGTGGACGGAACGTGATCAACTGCAAAACCATACCTGTGGCGGAGCGCTTCTTCACCAGTTCACCGTCGGTGAATCTGCGGCAGGCGGCTTGGTACCCCAGTGAGACAGATGACCCCCATCTAGTAATGCTCACATCCGATAATACCATCAGATTTTACGGCCTAAAGTCGCCTCAGACACCAACCAAAGTCCTACCCGTGTCGCAGTCGGAAGATGACGGCAGCATCCATCCCCCGACAAAATCCTATGCAGCATCTCTTGGAGAAATAGCTGTGGCGTTTGACTTTGGGCCAGTTTCCCCTCCTCCTCGGCAGCTACCAGCACAGTGCTCCAAAGAAAAACTGGCTTACCCTCTGTATATTCTCTACGAAAATGGGGAGACCTACGTAAGCTACACAAGCCTGGCAAACAGTGTGAGTTTAAGTAAACCAGCTGGACCGCTCCCCATGTATCCTGCTGCAGAGGATAACTATGGTTATGATGCTTGTGCCATCTTATGCTTGCCATGTGTTCCCAGTATCCTGGTCATTGCCACAGAGACAGGCACCCTGTATCACTGTGTGGTGCTGGagtctgaagaagaggaagagaccAGGGTGGTGGAAAAGTGGATCAGAGGAACAGAGGCGGTGCCAGCCCTCTATGTGTTTGAATGCGTTGAGCTTGAGCTCACTCTCAAAGTAGCCACAGGAGAGGATGAGGAGCCTCAAGAGTTTGACTTCACTTGTTCAATCAGACTGCATCGAGACCCTTTGTGCCAGCACAGGTATCATTGCACCCACGAAGCCGGAGTGCACAGTGTGGGGCTGATATGGGTCAATAAGCTGCAGAAGTTCCTCCAGTCAAATGAGGAGGATAAGGACAGTCTGCAGGAGCTGGCTGCTGAGAAGCGCTGCATTGTAGAGCACATTGTTTGCACTAGACCACTGCTAACCAGTCAGTCATCTCCCATTTGTGGCTTTTTGATTGTGTCTGACCTTTCCTTAGGTGCCACTATGGTTTGCATCACTGGCTCCTATGAGTGCATCACTCTGCCCTTATTGAGCTCCATTCGCCCTCCTTCCCCTCCCTTGCTGTGTTCCCACCCAGGCTCAGGTTTTGCTAGCTCTCCTCTGCGTGGACTGGCCGAAGACTCCTTCGAGCAACACGTTCGCAACATCCTGGCACGGAGCTCCACCAATCCCCTTGTGCTCAAGGCTGGGGACAAGGACACATCACCGCCACCTCCGGAGTGTCTGCAGCTCCTCAGCAGAGCCACACAGGTCTTCCGTGAGGAGTACATTTTGAAACAGGACATGGCTCGCGAGGAGATGCAAAGAAGAGTGAAGCTCCTGACGGACCAGAAGAACaaacagctggaggagctgACTCTGTGcagggaggaaaagaagagTTTAAGAGAGGCCGCAGAGAGACTGGCTGATAAGTACGAAGATGCCAAGTATCGCCAGGAAACCACTGTAAACAGGGTTAAAAAAGTGCTGTGCAGCCTGCAAAACCAGCTACCCATACTATCAAACAGTGAAAGGGATATGAAGAAGGAGCTGCAGACCATCAGTGATCAGCTCAAACACCTGAACAACTGCATCAGACAGGTGAACATGAAGATGGAGTACCAGAAGACACAAGTTGACAAGGATATGTCTACATCCAAAACAACGGTCTCACTCAACGCCCATCAAAAGAAGGTTGTTCAGGATGTCCTCAGAGAGCAGGGACAGCAAATCGGTGATATGATGAAGCAGATCAAAGACGTCAAAAATCATTTCAGTTTCTAA
- the spred3 gene encoding sprouty-related, EVH1 domain-containing protein 3 isoform X2, with translation MEGDVRVRAVVMTRDDSSGGWVPLGGGGLSHVVICRGRSHDGRGRREYIIRGERLRDRAPVLECAVQRGLVYNKVNPIFHHWRVEDRKFGLTFQSPADAISFEKGLQTVIDKLDRGSDSPSSSTPEEADTEDDGQASHTGSESSSNSRKEMLPKPITIVTSESSSTCFVRPEEFSFGSSHAVTTHTPAQIHTRPGQHQLSQMTTVLNPPAPPPPPPAPPTPPVGPPASSPLSPLSPTISLLEEGDLRSVDPCKDLWGSRGYEDYRRAGATRTMVGGLTGGVVVGGGGSLQDKSELCVVRFEKELAGVGTAGCEVTVSLDSKASQRLSSSSPTCMSMPNAVSGGSSGAGSPQETGKGSPSPCCIHTSMATPRSRTRKRGGGANSSGDPGRFGEWAGPLQRCPGPSPALPAPVDLCVVCRKSAVPLHVRL, from the exons ATGGAGGGCGA TGTGCGTGTTCGTGCCGTGGTGATGACACGTGACGACTCCAGTGGCGGTTGGGTGCCCCTTGGAGGTGGCGGCCTCAGTCATGTGGTCATATGTAGAGGGCGGAGTCACGACGGCAGGGGGCGGAGAGAGTACATCATACGTGGAGAAAGACTGCGAGACCGAGCa CCGGTGTTGGAGTGTGCAGTGCAAAGGGGGTTAGTGTATAACAAGGTGAATCCCATCTTCCATCACTGGCGAGTAGAAGATCGAAAGTTTGGCCTTACATTCCAGAGTCCTGCTGATGCCATTTCCTTTGAGAAAGGACTGCAGACTGTCATAGACAAGCTTGACAGAG GCTCTGACTCGCCCTCATCCTCCACTCCAGAAGAAGCAGACACTGAGGATGATGGACAAGCT TCCCATACAGGAAGTGAATCTTCATCCAACAGCAGAAAGGAGATGCTTCCCAAACCCATCACCATAGTGACAAGTGAGTCTTCGTCTACCTGTTTCGTGCGGCCGGAGGAGTTTAGCTTTGGATCCAGCCATGCTGTTACCACTCACACACCTGCTCAG ATCCACACCAGGCCCGGACAGCACCAGCTCTCACAAATGACAACTGTGTTGAATCCCCCAgcgcccccacccccaccccctgctccacctacACCTCCTGTTGGTCCCCCAGCCTCATCACCTCTGTCCCCCCTATCACCCACCATTTCGCTGCTAGAGGAGGGAGATCTGCGCAGTGTGGACCCTTGCAAAGATCTGTGGGGTTCTCGAGGTTATGAGGATTACAGACGCGCAGGGGCAACAAGGACTATGGTTGGGGGGCTGACGGGCGgcgtggttgttggtggtggagGAAGTCTGCAGGACAAGTCAGAGCTGTGTGTGGTTCGCTTTGAGAAGGAGCTGGCGGGTGTGGGGACGGCAGGCTGTGAGGTGACTGTGAGCCTGGACAGTAAAGCCTCTCAGCGTCTGTCCTCATCGTCGCCTACCTGTATGTCCATGCCCAACGCTGTGTCAGGAGGTTCCTCAGGTGCTGGCTCACCCCAGGAGACGGGCAAAGGCTCGCCTTCTCCCTGCTGCATCCACACCTCAATGGCCACGCCTCGTTCCCGGACTCGtaagagaggaggaggggccAACAGCAGCGGTGACCCGGGG CGCTTCGGAGAATGGGCGGGGCCGCTGCAGAGATGCCCCGGACCCAGCCCTGCACTGCCTGCGCCAGTGGAcctgtgtgtggtgtgcagAAAGTCTGCTGTACCACTGCATGTCAGACTCTGA
- the spred3 gene encoding sprouty-related, EVH1 domain-containing protein 3 isoform X1, translating to MEGDVRVRAVVMTRDDSSGGWVPLGGGGLSHVVICRGRSHDGRGRREYIIRGERLRDRAPVLECAVQRGLVYNKVNPIFHHWRVEDRKFGLTFQSPADAISFEKGLQTVIDKLDRGSDSPSSSTPEEADTEDDGQASHTGSESSSNSRKEMLPKPITIVTSESSSTCFVRPEEFSFGSSHAVTTHTPAQIHTRPGQHQLSQMTTVLNPPAPPPPPPAPPTPPVGPPASSPLSPLSPTISLLEEGDLRSVDPCKDLWGSRGYEDYRRAGATRTMVGGLTGGVVVGGGGSLQDKSELCVVRFEKELAGVGTAGCEVTVSLDSKASQRLSSSSPTCMSMPNAVSGGSSGAGSPQETGKGSPSPCCIHTSMATPRSRTRKRGGGANSSGDPGVISPDDDSSCPQASSSCSSRCVYCRSVFSASENGRGRCRDAPDPALHCLRQWTCVWCAESLLYHCMSDSEGEFWEPCSCDDSLGGHPHPLCCARWLALLALSLFVPCMCCYLPLRACLRCGERCGCCGGKHKAVR from the exons ATGGAGGGCGA TGTGCGTGTTCGTGCCGTGGTGATGACACGTGACGACTCCAGTGGCGGTTGGGTGCCCCTTGGAGGTGGCGGCCTCAGTCATGTGGTCATATGTAGAGGGCGGAGTCACGACGGCAGGGGGCGGAGAGAGTACATCATACGTGGAGAAAGACTGCGAGACCGAGCa CCGGTGTTGGAGTGTGCAGTGCAAAGGGGGTTAGTGTATAACAAGGTGAATCCCATCTTCCATCACTGGCGAGTAGAAGATCGAAAGTTTGGCCTTACATTCCAGAGTCCTGCTGATGCCATTTCCTTTGAGAAAGGACTGCAGACTGTCATAGACAAGCTTGACAGAG GCTCTGACTCGCCCTCATCCTCCACTCCAGAAGAAGCAGACACTGAGGATGATGGACAAGCT TCCCATACAGGAAGTGAATCTTCATCCAACAGCAGAAAGGAGATGCTTCCCAAACCCATCACCATAGTGACAAGTGAGTCTTCGTCTACCTGTTTCGTGCGGCCGGAGGAGTTTAGCTTTGGATCCAGCCATGCTGTTACCACTCACACACCTGCTCAG ATCCACACCAGGCCCGGACAGCACCAGCTCTCACAAATGACAACTGTGTTGAATCCCCCAgcgcccccacccccaccccctgctccacctacACCTCCTGTTGGTCCCCCAGCCTCATCACCTCTGTCCCCCCTATCACCCACCATTTCGCTGCTAGAGGAGGGAGATCTGCGCAGTGTGGACCCTTGCAAAGATCTGTGGGGTTCTCGAGGTTATGAGGATTACAGACGCGCAGGGGCAACAAGGACTATGGTTGGGGGGCTGACGGGCGgcgtggttgttggtggtggagGAAGTCTGCAGGACAAGTCAGAGCTGTGTGTGGTTCGCTTTGAGAAGGAGCTGGCGGGTGTGGGGACGGCAGGCTGTGAGGTGACTGTGAGCCTGGACAGTAAAGCCTCTCAGCGTCTGTCCTCATCGTCGCCTACCTGTATGTCCATGCCCAACGCTGTGTCAGGAGGTTCCTCAGGTGCTGGCTCACCCCAGGAGACGGGCAAAGGCTCGCCTTCTCCCTGCTGCATCCACACCTCAATGGCCACGCCTCGTTCCCGGACTCGtaagagaggaggaggggccAACAGCAGCGGTGACCCGGGGGTAATCTCACCTGATGATGACAGTTCGTGCCCTCAGGCTTCTTCTTCATGCTCATCCCGCTGTGTGTACTGCCGCTCTGTTTTCAGCGCTTCGGAGAATGGGCGGGGCCGCTGCAGAGATGCCCCGGACCCAGCCCTGCACTGCCTGCGCCAGTGGAcctgtgtgtggtgtgcagAAAGTCTGCTGTACCACTGCATGTCAGACTCTGAGGGTGAGTTCTGGGAGCCATGTTCGTGTGATGACTCTTTGGGGGGCCACCCGCACCCCCTTTGCTGTGCTCGCTGGTTGGCCCTCCTGGCCCTGTCACTCTTCGTGCCCTGCATGTGCTGCTACCTGCCTTTGCGCGCCTGCCTGCGATGTGGGGAGAGGTGTGGCTGCTGTGGGGGAAAGCACAAAGCGGTCCGATGA